Genomic DNA from Coffea arabica cultivar ET-39 chromosome 7e, Coffea Arabica ET-39 HiFi, whole genome shotgun sequence:
gattttccttgatttttctgattgatttttgattgatgatttttggatttttttggatttttgattttcgagagaatcttttccaAAAATACATTGCCTCAGTGTCggcccttttcttcttctttcttcttgcttcacttttccggcatcggccttccatcTCAATTGATGTTTCTCCATTGTTTGGacccatgaatacctgcacagggggcttaacaaagcatgacatgcacttgaatttcaaaatattgcaaCTACTATTCATAGaaagagcagtgtgattgatttgaaagtataTTACTTGgctctttgacgaaatcctcaaatgaactataaaaaattttgccccagtatgggcccatttgaatgtaaaaattggtttggatgcccctccatttatttgaacaaagcaagaaactgtgtttcctatatAATGTGAAGAAATCTGAACGTCTTGCTTAAAATCAcatagaaaatttcatgatgaatttctcaaaataatgccaaattacaagcGATTCCTTCTTCACTTTAGCATTgatgctttgggtaatgggtcaccctTTCCAGTTGGCTCatttttcaggaccaatcaagtgactttatttctgattttgcgGGGGTTAAGGGAAATGAGAGGCTAAGATTTATCTGGTTCTTGTGCTCAAAATTGTAAtccattcaacatcacatcttagtgaaagcaaagagtttgtcacccttatttcataagaaaacttagtcaacgtataagcttcatgggcttgcaaaattttgggtagaaatgatagctaaacatgtgaaatcaggttatacccttatgatcatgagtgatcgatggatttttatgagcataatcctcactttggattgtcatgaaggaataagtcaacgatggacttttatGGGCTTGTAATGTGGTTTGaagacgatagttaaagaaataattttcaaaggacattgcaccgaagatcgcatttttcaacaTTGCCCTCATCTGGACTCCAGATTCTTGGACTTTTTATCATCACCCAACAGGGTCTTTCAacatcaaatctttttgcatctttcttttgcattcatttcgctcgtttttcttttctttttccctcttttccaaAAAAGACCCTCGCGGGATTTCATATGAAGAGCAGCGTCAACCTCACAcccaatcaattcagaaatacagctaaaacttCCGGCATTAGAAATTtgcttgacagggccattgcaaagaacagaaatcaggactttcggctttgtaatggggtcaggtggggtgcttagaaaagttaaagcttgaaaacggatttcaaaactggtttgaagaatctgagatcgcattgttgcgccaaccctattttagggtaaaatcagaatttgcctcagtttttgttcaattgaggctttttctctttcattttgtttttccctcggccttttgccattcctttgaaatttttcaaaaatttgccccagtttattttgaactgaggttctcttttcttttgcttttgttgttgccttagcacttttcacctcttgggacttttcctttcttttccaactcaaagttaccccagtgtggggtttgcgattctcaggggttgccaaacgaagtaatttattctgaaagctcaaaagggataattagggatagcatgttcgattggaaaagaagagggcctgacttttaatccgttccttacattaactctgaaaggaaaattttcattaatgcgaaatttttgcatGCACCTGAAtcaactgactgaggaagacccttggtcatccatatctgtgaaataTAGAGGATCCGCCagacaacttttctttcttttcttttcactcttctttttctcacaaTTGAAGctcaggtagaatcaaatttccccaatttgcggttccccctttttagttttagcatttttttgctttttctttttttttttttttttggaaaaatctccaatctccctccccaatgtggggtgcgatcataggtgctttgaaaagaaccatcaatttagctcaaatgagaatGCAAGGGGTAAattgtgtttagattgtagaaacgacggccaaagcatcattcttacgctcCATGACAATTAAGGTGATGAAAcgctcattgagaatccattccccttttgatatgtgaaaattttccaatgtagggtagtgagctttaagactcttatttgaaacgaaattattcttttaaaggctcaaatgggagagcaaatgataaaaactgtaTGGATAGAGAAACAAATActtaaagtatcattccaaattttcaaaacaaacaagaataatgcacatttttgctttcattgaGATGCGAATTGAATCTAATTAGACGCTATGGacatttttccaagcaaagattgccccaatttgcaatttatcaatcaatgtgactgattttattttggaattaagtgaaggagaaaggtatctcatAGGGCCTTTTGAGTGGCCGTTCGCTCTCTTtctttctgagcactcttattgtacaggttggaacaccaatcgagtgtaaggattttaggaagcatacactggtgaaattcaggctataggttgaaaaatctcaaattgggtcttatttctcaaaattcatcatgaaatctccaatgagtaagaataaagaatgaaatgtacataaatatacacaaaacaaaaattatccaaaaaaaaattttattggtgaaaaagtttgaaacaaaatttctcaatcaattatgatacaaatgagaagagagaaactcgtaaagagctcaacacatacactttttgtctccttttcttttggaacaaaatgtattaacaaatcaaataaatagaatttcccctttatgctttcgCGGCAatgtctgcccaagaatcaagcaatacttgtaatcttcaaGCTTTATTGGATCAaaattatcagatatagaagaatattctcgccttattgaaacatttttataaatgcagggggagggggaaaaaaagaaaaatacccagagttagtaggcaagactacaaaaacagtatgcatgtcctatgggggagccctttttgtgccaagggtaggcctagcatgaaaatgcaatcctccagagcaggcactataccatacctgatggatccaatcagctcatggagtgaaaaataatttgaaaaaaatttggtcaattggaatgAGAAGGGACGTTTGTCAAAATAAGGACCTCGTCCGCAGGGATTGGTCACTTTTGATCGAaacaagattttgcaaaaacgcacgggtttgaccttgacgaacttcctatcaaagagattggaattcgttgataaaatctctcagtgaattacgggtcaaaaccctaattgatcaagtgattgggtgcaatggacggttttcttcaaaattgactagatttcccaatttggaatttcgacattgaaatcctaattggtcaaatgaaattgacaatttattaaaaaatcgaccggattaccctaaaagggaaacaggtcaaatgaattcaaagaaatttgatttgtccaaaattaatcagatcaccctaaaaagggtaaattgatcaaatagattgaacgaaacttgatctattcaaaaatcggctcggttgccctaaaaatgggtaaattggccaaatgaaatgaaattgaattagtgatttattcaaaaatcggccgaatgaccctaaaaagggtaaatcggtcaaatgaattgacgatttattcaaaatcgatcaggtgaccctaaaaagggtaagttggtcaaatgaactgatgatttattcaaaataagggtaaattggtcaaaagaattgatgatttattgaatgaattgacaaaatggattggttgaattgtccggccatcgGTTATTTCAAAActattgaggtgcattagtctatgaccttctaaaaatcaaattttggcctcaatttatttatcgtctcaataagaggaatcatttgtgaatttcttcaaattaatatcCTTCACGCaaaggatttttaccaatttttgataaaatggccaagaagtgattattagatgctcatattccaaagatcactctataaaaatgattggatcctaccctaccttgtgcactaccccttcggatgggacaaaatgtaaacgtgcaagtctcgctggattaagtatccgagacacaaggtggtttattcctaaccccgggattccctatgtggcattccctttctatggtttatgcatgatgccatttattaaagcaatgtaaATATGCGACAAATATTGCCTAAAGGATATAAATAATGCAACgcggggaaaaggtctaaacatgAGATGTATTTACTGAAAAGTGAGTGCAAAGACTGTAATttagacatgtgagctatctagtgggtgagtcactaaaagagtgacAAAAGGGCCTCTTAtcgctaaggcacatgaatgcaaaccaaggaaacaatgaaatggttagtgcagttgatagtacacataacacattgggagcaattaagaaaagaaatacaataaagcaagtaaaaggggtggaaccccttccctcgtgcctaatgtgcttaaaagggTGAGtttgactctaacctaggaaaattctaatatggatgcatgaggctggggctcactaatgcaactagactcgataagtctcggctcccaagccttcagacctaaagacgaagggtcatcactcccagggccttcggtcggtggctcgagtgatcccttaggtagcgctatgggcgcagagcacaccatccgcctacccaaggcaatcggtcctagtcctacaaggcggtgtgggaaacgcccacgaaaaacaaaataaaatgggataaaagcaagtaaacgtgcacgtatgaagtgttcccctattttgagggaaggggtgagaaccacgcgaggctctaaaggtgacacacacccccccaaatgcaatgcaagcgcgagatacatacatccaatcaaccaatcatacatacgtgagtgagggaatagtttgatacgcgcgcgaggcgaaaaagtcctaaaatagaaaatgcaaccctaatatccaaatgcaatgcataaaaagggtagaaaaaggaaacgaatggctaagtcaaatgcttggacccacttaggaagtccccagtggagtcgccaactgtcgcgccccacttttcgattgAATTGAATGATGTGTGATGAatgtgtggtgtgaacgtgtgcaaaataaaaagtaaaaggccatgggactttggaaagcgacgatttggccaaatgaaattttaaaaagggttttttaaatatgaaaacggagtcgccacttggtatagatttggggtgtaccaagtcacccaaaaggtgttttttaaagacaagtAGTAAacaaccctttttaaaacgactcctagtccacgtaagccaaagaaaaggttcgggagtcacgtttgacaaaggggaaggcaaggatagaatccaaggcacccctttgacctagccaaggctagttgcgcgacttaaccttacctttcctagttttctacccaatgtatgttcgcacgttggatatgactatatgaatgcaaaacggaaagaaaaatgcaatcctaaattctacgatgtctcttgtgaggcttttggtcccaaaccacatgaattgtggcggccaacaaaggaaaacctcatagaggtcgattaatgcaaatgagattcaagtgtgcaagtgtgaaggtgtatgaaagatgcaagaaaagtaagtgcaagtgtgtgaaattgtataaaggtgcttgtgtgaaattgtataaagttCAAGTATttttcgtgtgcaagtgtatgaaaaggtgcatgtgtggaattgtatgaaaaatccaagtgtttgtgtgcaagtgtatgaaatatagtgataagtgcatataggtgtaattaaatgcaattttgtgaagtagaaatcaaaatgaacaataaggaaagaaaaatgtgaattgaaaagaatgagtgagtgataaatgagaatgaatgaacctaagggaatgcatcaggtcgggtatgggaatgactcctaacttgtcgacttcgattttccctttgattagaaggcaaaactagcgtgctaaggctatcgagtagccacactcgctcgtttcccttatcagaaggggaccctcaagcaaatggaccctacaactatcatgatatgcaaaaatcctaaaatgaagggaaagggggttcgaggagcatgccaagtgataaaactaagaaaaatgcatgatatgtggtgaacaagcaaatgatatgctaatgaggggaaatccctaagggtctagcgttggactagcccattctatgaattccgactagcgttggactagcggaaacgtacattcatccattccattcatccatggctatgaaagcaagtagacatgccaaaatactcgtaaacacatagcacatagcatttagcatgctcgactagatgcaagagcctaataaagcaattaaacatatagcaacaaaaacaagcaagcaaggggaaggggaagtggaccagatgctctccgagcgctatctattacaagccaagaggtgtacacataccccataaaagcataaaggggaaggggaaatggaccagatgctctccgagccctatctattacaagccaagaggtgtacacataccccataatgaataacttaaataaaaagcaaaagtaaataaaataaatgaaagaattaaggaaagacaaggaaagcaaagtagacatgcatattcacataacacgtaggagcacgtaggaaaaataaactcaagaatatagaagttacctcTTTTGCAATTGGGGCCCAATGAAATGAAATCAactatttaccctccaaaatacaaagaaaaggtcaaggcaccaatttatttggcaaataatcacaaaggataaaaataagcatgaattgaatcaattgaatcatgtcaaaacccacatttaagaagtcaaaagaagaagggacttaattgcaaaagcgaacaaagttttggggtcaaaattaaagaaaaataaagttcagggacttaattacaattaatttaaggaccgaattgaaagaagttgaaaatgtccagggccacaatacatctaaggagaaattcaggggCTGATTTGCAGATTTGCTTTCTGGTTTCTTAGTGGATCAAGCCACTGGGCTATTgcctttatttgtttgggccaaagtTTCCCAGCCCAATGGAAATTCAAAGCAAGAAGGGAATGAACCATTTTATTTGTTCGTTTGGGCCAAGACCGTCCAAACCCAATcggaaatccaaaacaaaaagggaatggGCCATCTTCCCCTTTCTTGGGCCAAGATCACTTGGCCCAATCGAAAGTCCAAGGGAAAACAAGTGGGCTAGTATATTATTTTGGCCCAAAGATTAGCCAACCAAATAGATGGGCCTTGACCCTCTAGCCCAAACCCCAAAAAAACAAAcacaataaattaaaacaacttTCTTAAGCCCAAACAAAAATAACCTCTTAGCCCAAAACACTTGTTCCATTaaacccaacatgataaaatcaaatagaaTTATTAAACCACAATTATAACCtacaaacaagaattaatctggTCAAAAGACTACTCATGCATATTAGAAGATGATTAAAATCTAAAAGGGAGAAACAAGTCTACTTGTTTTTAAATTTCCGGGTCATATCAGAACAAGGTGGGACTTGCGGGGTTCCAATGCAATGCAGATAGGGGCCTAACtgaatgaattatgaatgatTTGGGGTCGGATTATAAACTTCAGAAACTTCAGGACGGAAtcacaaacaagagagaaaaaaaaaaaaaaaaagagggaccGAAATTATGAATTAAACACACGGTCATCTTCTTCAATCAGGCTAAATGCTCGCTGCCATGTTTTTAGACGAAGAACACCAGAAAGCTCAACTTCAGATTCCAAAAGAAACTCTCACACGAATTCCATCTCAATCCCTCTCATGCCATATTATTTTGGGTTTACAAAACACGAGGGAagggaaaacagaaaaagatgCACTAAAATTTATCCAAACGTGAGGAAACGGATTGGCCGACTTAGCCAGTTCCTTCACACAAGAAGTGCAACAAAATCTTTCAACAAAAGTTTTCGGCTAGACATTTCATCGAACAGATTGGGGGCACTAAAAGCTTCACCAATTCTTTGATATATTGAAACTATGACCGGCCCAAAATTATTCAGAAACAAAATTTCAGTCACATTAATCTCATAAGAGCACGCACGATCAAAAGAATGACGGGCAATCAATCAAGAAACTCGCAACAACCAATTCACGGAATCATGCTTGGGGTTGGGGATTTTTCCAGAACTTGCATTTGAAGAagcaaaactgaaattcaaaggaACGTAGCTACTTACCGTACTCCTTCTCAGTGAATGTTCGCCGGTGATGGTGGTAATTTCCGGCGAACGGCGTCTGCTCCCATTCCTCCGCCATCCACTTTCTCTGTTTCCCTCAACCTCCCGAAGCTTTCTTGCGTTCTTCTTGCCAGTAGGTTCTTGTCCGCCGCCCCTCCGTTTCTCGTTGTGCACATATTTTCTGGGCAAAGATTTGCCGATGGCAGTGGACTCGATGAGGTGGGGGTGGTGGCTCCTCGTTGGTGCAGCAGCTTCGGCTactctgttttttctttctctatCCGTTTCTGTTTTTGCCCGTTGCCCCTATTCTCTCAATCCCAGCTCtttctgttttttccttttgctttcttTATGTCTACCCCAAGCCTCCCCTGTTATTTCCAACCCTTTTTGCTCTCCCCCATttccatttttctgttttgccCGTAACCTCCTTAGCCGAAGCCCAACTTCCAgattttcctctgtttttttttttggcttcccACTCCCAAAGCTCAAAACCTCTCTTgcgttttttaatttttccttttttaccaCTTAGCCgctttccccccccccccccccccctttctgTTTTCGGCTCCTCTCCTTTCAATGCCTTCCCCAAAAACTAACCCTAAAATGAAAGGTTCAGATCTCATCCTCCAAAAATAGTCTTATgtgcaaaaataaaatagaataagaTGAAGTTAAACCCTAACACCGAAAACAAAttgaattaaaaattaaatgattgaagtttaatttaaatgataaaatgacttaaaaaaataaaaataaaaataaaaataatcaaataatagaaataatagtaaacaaaatttcttaaaaatttggtgtctacactaatTGTAAGACAAACAttaaaattaaatattaaaaattgttgATTTGTAACAACTTAATAATTAGTTTCAATCGCATCTGATAGGGTGCAGTTTAGTGGGATATTTTGGGTAATATTGCCCAATTGTTTAActaaatattgtattaattgagTGAATTCTACTCAGATATGGTTTTGGTGCTAATTGCAGGAATTGATGCTGAAAAGTgcttaaaatcaaaattcagaGGATTCGTCGTACGTGCGGCACTTCAAGCAGTGGGGTCCGCTtgagaaattgaagaaattaaattgtaatagattttattttaatttatttagggagttttgtttctttgaatAACAATTTCCGATAAGAGGAAATCCCTTCCTTGAATTTCGGGGCTAccaaaacaaaagggaagaAGTATTAGACAGCGAGGAGGTCAGCTTGGTTAGGGGGATTTTCGTTTTTGGCTTTGCACTTCGTTTTTGGGTTTTGCTATGCCTTGTAAACAACCAGCAGACAAAAGCCACCATTGTTGACCTTGTGAATTGTTTCATATatttcgaattcggtaatggagtttttcaaatcggaattcgaattccgatttcgatttcaaattcgtttttaatacataaatatatttttgtacatgtaatataacatttatactatataatattatataaaatttatattatattatattatattatattataaattttatattatataataatatataaattgttccgaattcggtgaaatcggaatttactgaatttcgaattgaattcggaattggtgaattcgaaatcgaattcggtCGAATTATAAGCTaccaaaatttcgaaaaattccgaattcaaattttcgaattaccgatttcgaattcgatgcacACCCCTAAATTGAGCTGCCATTGTTGACTATTGAttcttgcttttacttttgctTGACCGATACAAAAGAGAGAAACCAGACTCCTTCGTACGCCTGCTTTGGAAACAAATCGAGAGTACGAAATCccttgttcttttctttcttgggtTGACCGATTCTAAAAACAAGAATTGATGGCTCTGGGCAGACATATTCGCATGGGTTGCTCTCTAATTATGGAGaactaaatccctaattctaGGCAAGGGGGTAACTGACGAATTGGttcgacaattactgtgagatctaaatcgcttttaattatttctttcatttattggtatttatatgtttcctatttttaattgttataactcttgtgtatgattgattagtgcgcaataattaattattcatctaggctattttgctaattagaggtaattgaatccgtaattgttcgaatatctctatctcagtagtagatggcgtaattgggtttatgtcagggaaacatatgatctaatttaaataaaccctcgtagcatatttgttggttaggattgggtctttttaattattaatacaaTTTAGAGATTAAATCCTACAGTCGTATCTAGGGTTATTTTTttgttagagaaatagttaacggtcgtaccttaactattgagaaattaaggaagggttggttgtttatcgcgtgtatgacaactataaccaatctattaataaatgttggaattatttggaaatcaatgatcagtgcctgaaccatttctgaagtgtacccttggctagagctctcacaattatttcttttaattaattattttctgcatttaatttatttagttagcatttaatcttGAAAACCCCCATTTGTCTTGACTCAGAGGGAAATAAATTTCTCTCcaatccctgaggagacgaccctacttgccactgtctgcTAACTAGTGAATTTAGTCAGATAATTAATTTGGGTATATcagattaagcaaactcttcgtgaatagggtgaatcaagtaactcattgcacacctagagtctcTACTCCAGTACCtaaaattgattattgactacttttggtggtagttaggttttatttattattattgcacaggtttagcacctgtcaattttttatGCCGTTGTTGGGGACTGGcgtttgaaatatttatttcttttttaattcaattttgttttggtATTTTTACTAGTTTATGCCTCGTTCTTCTATCACAGGTGAATTGATATATGACCCTGAGATTGAGAAGGCAGCACGTAGGCGAAAGCATGAGACTAGGAGACGAAAAGAAGGGCAATCATCTACTGCAAACGAGTCAGTAGAGGACGAATATAGTATGGCAAACAAccaaacactaagggagttaGTTGCCCGGGAATTGACTCACCAGCCCTTGTGCATCACATTCCCAACTTTGGCTGAGAATACCGCCTTCGAGCTGAAGTCGGGGTTGATCCACCTCTTACCCTCGTTCCATGGTCTCTCTGGTGAAAAACCCCACAAACACGTCAAGGAATTCGAAATGGTTTGCTCGAGTATGAAACCTCCTAGGATTATTGAAGAGCAAATTAGATTAAGAGcattccctttctctctcaagtATACAGCTAAAGATTGGTTATACTACTTACCCGCAGGTAGTATTACCTCATGGGcacagttgaaaaagaagtttttagaaaaaattttccctGCATCCCGGGCTGCGAGTTTGAGGAAGAAAATATGCAGTATTAAACAGTATCTCGGGGAGTCCTTATATGACTATTGGGAAAGGTTCAATAAGTTGTGCACTAGATGCCCGCATcatcaaattagtgaacaaCTGCTGATCCAGTACTTCTATGAAGGGCTCCAGTCCACTGACAGGAGTATCATTGACTCTACGAGTAGAGGAGCACTAGCAAACAAGACACCAAAGGAAGCGTGGGAGCTTATCGAAGTCATGGCAGAAAACTCTCAGAAGTAACCGTTAGAGCAACCCCACCCGTAGAGTCAACGAGGTAGAGATTTCATCCATACAGTAGCAACTGTTAGAGTTAACGTCGGTTGTTAGGCAATTAGCCCTGGAGAATACGCAGCAAGCGAAAGTATGTGGAATCTGTACAAGCATGGACCACTATACAAACACATGTCCCCTTTTGTAAGAGGATGGGGCGGAACAGGTAAACATGGCCGGAGGCGTGCCCGTACCCTGCAGGCAGTATGACCTGTACTCCAACACGTACAACCCCGGTTGGAGAGATCATCCCAATTTCAGTTATGGGAACAGgtcacaaaattcattttcaaatCGTCCACCAGAATTTCATCAACCATGGCAACCAAACCCTCAACCTTCATCCTCCAACTCAGGAAGCTCTTTGGAGGATATTGTCAAGAGTCTGGCCACGACTACCACTCAACTCCAGCAAGAGACTAGACAGCTCCAGCAAGAGACTAGATCCTTGGTCACGTGCGCAGTTCCAGTAGGATATGGAGACTCAAATGAGCCAAATGGCAATTGCCATTAATCGCCTGGAGTCCCACATTTATAGCAAATTGTCATCACAACCCGAGGTAAATCCCAAGAATGTAAGTGCTATGACACTGAGGAGTGGCAAGAAAGTGGAGGGACCTAAAGAAAGTTCGAAAAGTAAAAGTGAGGAGGAGATAGAAAAGGAGATTGAAGAGAAAGGATGCATTCGCGAGAACCCTAAGGTAACATTCACTCCTCCACCCCCTATTAAATCTAATTTACCTCCTTTTTTTTGCAGGTTGGAAAAGACAAAGAAagtagagaaggaaaaagaacttTTGGATGTGTTCCGAAAAGTGGAGATCAACATCCCCTTATTGGATGCAATCAATCAGATACCAAAGTACgccaaatttttgaaagatttgtGCACCCACAAAAGGAAGTTACGGGATGATGAAAGAGTGGCGGTGGGAGAAAATGTGTCAACTATACTCCAAAGGAAACTCCCACCAAAGTGTGGGGATCCAAGTATGTTCACAATTCCTTATAAAATAGGAGGTACCCCAATTAGGAAAGCGATGTTGGATTTAGGGGTGTCAATAAATGTAATGCCTAAGACTATTTATGGGTCTTTTAATGTTGGGCCATTAAAAGGCACGGACATTATAATCCAACTAGCAGACCGTACCAATGTTTATCTAGAGGGGTTGGTTGAAAATGTCTTGGTACAGGTCAACGAGTTAGTTTTTCCCGCAGATTTTTATGTCCTAGATATGGGGGATGAAAGGTCATTAAATCTATCGCCTCTTTTGTTAGGTAGACCATTTTTAAGCAATGTTAGGACAAAAATAGATGTGAATGAGGGTACTTTGTAAATGGAGTTTGATGgtgaaattgtaaatttcaatattttttatgCGATGAAATACTCTGAGAAATCTAACTCTGTTTTTGATTTGAGTGTTATTGACCCTCTTGTACAGGAAACATTTGAACTGGATGGGGAGGACGCGTTGGAAGTGGCTTTGGCGAAGTATCTTGAGTTGGGAGCAACTCTCAGTGTGGAAATAAGTGATGAGTTGTATCATGCGGTTGAAGCACTCCACTCACTTCCACCAATTTCCTCAAGGTATGAGATCCCTTCTGTATTTGTACCTGAAACTCAGACGAAATTGTTGTCTTCTGTTGTGCAGGCATCTGAACTGGAGGTTAAACCCCTCCCAAAGCACTTGAAGTATGCAT
This window encodes:
- the LOC113700909 gene encoding uncharacterized protein; translated protein: METQMSQMAIAINRLESHIYSKLSSQPEVNPKNVSAMTLRSGKKVEGPKESSKSKSEEEIEKEIEEKGCIRENPKVTFTPPPPIKSNLPPFFCRLEKTKKVEKEKELLDVFRKVEINIPLLDAINQIPKYAKFLKDLCTHKRKLRDDERVAVGENVSTILQRKLPPKCGDPSMFTIPYKIGGTPIRKAMLDLGVSINVMPKTIYGSFNVGPLKGTDIIIQLADRTNVYLEGLVENVLVQVNELVFPADFYVLDMGDERSLNLSPLLLGRPFLSNVRTKIDVNEGTL